One window of Nymphaea colorata isolate Beijing-Zhang1983 chromosome 1, ASM883128v2, whole genome shotgun sequence genomic DNA carries:
- the LOC116245875 gene encoding major strawberry allergen Fra a 1-E-like, with product MRTLKGEVMINVPAPTAWGMFMNNEVVSKINPQFLAEAEYLQGDGSPGSLRHFKLGPALRGFVKESTQKIEKVENGRLVSYSLVDGELRNMYDPYKITFTFMPEPGYEQKKCKAEWKADFEPLNPDVPPPEKAREAALDFLRSLEKFHCSV from the exons ATGAGAACCCTCAAAGGAGAAGTGATGATCAATGTCCCTGCTCCTACTGCGTGGGGAATGTTTATGAATAACGAGGTTGTTAGCAAAATAAATCCTCAGTTCCTTGCTGAAGCAGAGTATCTCCAAGGAGATGGGTCACCCGGAAGCTTGCGCCATTTCAAGCTAGGACCTG CTTTGCGGGGTTTCGTTAAGGAATCAACACAGAAGATAGAGAAGGTTGAGAACGGGCGGTTGGTGAGTTACAGTCTGGTTGATGGTGAGCTCAGGAACATGTATGATCCATACAAGATCACCTTTACTTTCATGCCAGAACCCGGCTATGAGCAGAAAAAGTGCAAGGCTGAATGGAAGGCAGATTTTGAGCCGTTGAACCCTGATGTGCCGCCGCCGGAGAAGGCCAGGGAGGCAGCTCTTGACTTCCTCCGCTCATTGGAGAAGTTCCACTGCTCTGTGTAG